Genomic window (Chloroflexota bacterium):
ATCGATCTTGGCAAGCTGCCGGTGCTGATCGAAAATCAGCAGAAGGGCAACTACAAGGTTCACCTGGACCCGGCCAACTTCGGCTCGGACGCGCCGCTGCGGCTCAATATGAGCTACGAGGCCGATGCGGAGGTCGCGAAGTGGCTCAACAACAAGGACTTCCGCATCGCGATGTCGCTGGGCATCCAGCGGGATCAGCTCAACGAGGCGCTGTGGCTGGGGATGGGCACGCCCGGCTCGTACATCATCGGCGAGGACTCGCAGTACAGCCCGGGGCCACAGTACCGTAACCTCAACATGCAGTACGATCCGAAGCAGGCGAATGAGATCCTGGACCGGATCGGCCTGGACAAGAAGGATGCCGAGGGGTACCGGCTCCGGACCGACAACGGCCAGCGGCTCCGCATCGAGCTGATGACGCAGAGCGGCGTCTTCTTCCCGCTGACCAAGGTGGCCGAGATGGTCCGCGAGCACTGGAAGGCGATCGGCTTGCAGGCGGACGTCAAGGAGAACGAGCGCAGCCTGGCCGAGAAGTTGATCTCCGCCAACGAGCACCACATCGCGATTCGGGCAGCGGACGGCATCGAGGACATCTACGCGCAGGATCCTGGCAACGCCTTCCCGTCGAGCGGCACCTCGTACAACGGCCCGTTGTACGGTCGCTGGTTCGCCTCGGGCGGGACGCAGGGCAAGGAGCCGCCGCCGAGGATGAAGGAGATGATGGAGCTGTACCAGAAGGCGATGGGCGTCCCCGACGCGGAGCGCATCGCCCTGACGAAGCAGGTCTGGTCGATCCTGGCCGAGGAGCTGTGGACGATTGGGACGGTCGGGCTGTCGCCAGCCACGACGGGCGTCCGCGTCTCGAAGAACAACCTGGGGAACATCCCGGACCGGCTGTTCAACAGCGCCAGCCACAAGTCGCCGGGGTCGTCGCAGCCGGCGACGTACTACTTCAAGTCGTAGCGCGAGAGGCCCTCACTCCCCGGCGAGAACCCCTCACCCCCCGCCCCGCTGCGCGGCGCAACTATCGGCTGCGCCGACATCATCTCCCGCGTGCGGGAGAGCGGGAGGTGAGGGGCGCTGCCCGGGCCTCTCGCGAATCGGTGCTACTCTCCGACCGGCGCCGATGGCTGCTCGGCGTCAGCCTTCGACGGCTCGCTGGCCTTCTCCGCTGCCGACTCGGCGGCCTCGCGGGCGCGCGTCCGCGCGGCCATGACGCGCCGCTCGGCAGGCTGCGGATCGCCAAACTCGCGCGCCGCCTGGAGCATCCCGCCCAGGATGAAGCCGCCTGATGCGAAGACCGTCCACCAGCCGTTCATGGCGATCATCGGACCGATGGCGCGGTCGAAGCCGTAGCCGACGACGCCCAGCACAAGGCCGCCGACCAACATCGCGAGGATCACTCGCACCAGACTGAGGCTGTCGCCGGCGTCCCCGATCTTCATGGAGGCATCCTCTCGGCCAGTCGTCCGCGCGCCAGCGTGGCTGCGCGGACCGCTCTGGCAGATGGTACGGTCGGCCGGCGCCCGGCGGCCAGCAGTCCGATCGAAGTACCATGCCGTTGCTGCGATGGCAGCGTCGAGGTCGATGTGGCAGGCCGATTCCTCAAGCGAGCGCGCGACCGCATCGGCGGGGTGGCCGTCGGCGGCCTCCAGGCCCTCGGGGCGGCGTTGCCGGGCGTCCCGCACGTCGAGGGGATGTACGTGGGGCGGGTGCTCGGCGGCCCGTTGCGCGGCAAGCTCCTGGCGATGCCCACCCGCCAGCGCCCCAGCTACCTGCTCGGCACGTTTGAGCCGCAGGTCGTCCAGGCAATGCAGGCGCACGTGAGCCCCGGCGACGTTGCCTACGATATCGGCGCGAACGTCGGGTACCACACGCTGGTGCTGGCCGATCTGGTCGGCGCTGATGGGCAGGTGGTGGCGGTCGAGCCGTCGCCCACGGATCGCCCGGCCCTGGAGGCCACGCTCCGCCTCAACGGCCTCGGCGATGATCGGGTCCGCGTGGTGCCCACCGCCCTCGCCGAGCAGCCCGGCAGCGTCCAGTTCGCGACGTTCGGCTACAGCGGCATCGGCAGAATCGCCGGCGAGCGCGAGCCAGCCGACGCGACCATCCAGACGGTCCAGGCCACGACGCTCGACCACCTGGTGCTGAACGAAGGGTATCCGCCGCCGGACTTTCTGAAGCTTGACGTGGAGGGGGCCGAGCTACGCGTCTTGCTTGGCGGCATGCAGGTGCTGACGGCGTATCGCCCGGTCATCGTGTGCGAGGTCCGCTGGGCCGCCACCGACGGTCCGATCCGGACGCTGCTCGGCGCGCTCGGCTACGAGGCGGCAGTGCTCCACCGCGACGAGAGGATCGGCGACCTGCTGTTGAGTCTGGCACGGTAGTCGAAGTCTCCCTGAGCGTGGCATGTTGCCACGGCCCGCGATGACCTCACCCCCTGACCCGCTGCGCCCATCTGGACCCGGTTCACGCCTACGCCGCACGGTCCTCGACGGCGAAGCCCGGGGCCAATCTGCAACCGTTCCCTGCCGCTGGCGGAAAACCCCGCCCCGAGCGATGTCCCGAGCATCACCACGGCCGCGTGTGGCTCTACTTGCCGCCGCGCGCCAGCGTCGGGCTGGCGCCGATCAGGCTGATGAACACGTCTTCGAGGCTTGGCTCGATCTGCTGCACGGACCGCACGGCGATACCCTCGCTCGTCAGCAGCGCCGCCAGCCCATTCGGCGTCAGGATGGTCTCGTCCAGCAGCACGTGGACATCCACGCCGTGCAGCGCCACATCCCGTACGCCCGGTCGATCCTCCAGCCGCTGGACCGCCTCGAACGGCGCGCCGCACACCACGTTGACCAGTGTGCCCTGCAAGGAGTTGTGCTTCAGATCGGCGGGGGTTGCCAGCGCTCGCAGCACGCCGTTGTGGATCATCCCGATGCGGGTGGCGTGCTCGGCCTCGTCCAGGTAGTGGGTCGTCACGAAGATGGTCACGCCGCTCTCGGCCAGCCCGTGGATCATCGTCCAGAAGCGCCGCCGCGAGACCGGGTCCACGCCAGCCGTCGGCTCGTCCAGGAACAGCAGGCGCGGCTGATGGACGATGGCGCACCCGAGCGCCAGCCGCTGCTTCCAGCCGCCCGAGAGCTGCCCGCTCAACTGCTGCTCGCGGCCCTCCAGCCCGGCCATCGCGATCAGGTCGTCGATCCGTTGGCGGCGCTCGCGGGCCGGCACCTCGTAGACGCCGGCGTAGAACTCCAGGTTCTCGCGGACGGACAGCTCTTCATACAGGGCGAAGCGCTGGCTCATGTAGCCGATGCTCTGCTTGATGCGCTCGCCGTCCCGCGCGATGTCGAACCCGAGTACCCGGCCGCGCCCGCCGCTCGGCGTCAGGATGCCGCACAGCATGCGGATCGTCGTGCTCTTGCCGGAGCCGTTCGGCCCCAGGAACGCGAAGACCTCGCCCTCGTACACCGAGAACGTCACATCGCTGACGGCCAGGCGTTCCCCGAAGCGGCGTGTGAGTCCCTGCACCTCGATGATCGGCGGCTGATCTGCCATCAATCGTGCCTCAGCCGACGCGCTTCTGGAAGCGCATGGCGCTCAGGGTGAAGACGGTCACGCTGAGGATGGCCAGCGGGAGCGCGCTCGTCCAGAGCACGTCGAAGCCGACCCCCTTGAGGATGATGCCTCGCAGGATCTGGAGATACCACGTCAGCGGGATGACCTGACCCAACTGCTGCACGATCCACGGCATCGTCTCACGGGGGAACACGAACCCCGAGAGCAGGACTGTCGGCAGCAGGATGAAGATCGCCAACTGCATCGCCTGCCCCTGCGTCTGCGAGACGGTCGAGATCAGCAGGCCCAGCCCGAGCGATCCGATCAGGAACAGCACCGAGAGCGCCGCCAGCAGGGGCAGGCTGCCGGCCACTTCGACGCCGAACAGTACCCAGCCGGCGGCCAGCGCCACCGTGGCCCCGATGAACGCGATGCCGGTGTAGGGCAGCAGCTTGCCGAGCATCAGCTCCCAGGGGCGGATCGGCGTCACGATGAGCTGCTCCAGCGTGCCGCGCTCACGCTCGCGGACCACCGCGAACGCCGTCAGGATGAGCGTCTGGAACTGCATGATCATGCCGATGATGCCGGGGATCATGAAGTTGGCGCTCAGCATGCTCGGGTTGTAGAGCACCACGGGCCGCATCTCGACGCCGCCCGCGCCGCTGCGCCGGCCCAGCCGCTCGATCGTGCTGGCGTTGATGCTGGCCGACTGCGCCTGGCTGACCATGCCGGCCGCCATCAGGGCCGTCTGCGCGACGTTCGGGTCTGAGCCGTCCACCAGTACTTGCACCTGCCCGACCCGCCCGCCCAGCACGTCGTCGCCGAAGCGCGGCGGGATCAGCAGCGCGACCTTCGCCCGGCCGCCGTCGATGGCCGCCACGGCCTCGTTGCGGGTCAGCGCGGACCCGACGATGTCGAAGTAGGTGCTGTTCTGGAAGGCGGCGATCAGCGCCCGGCTGTCGGGGTCGCGGGCCTCGTCGTAGACGACCGTCGGGAGGTGATCGACGACGGTGTTGATGGCGTAGCCGAGCAGCAGCAACTGCATGACCGGCAGCACCAACACGATGGCCAGCGTCCGCCGATCCCGCCGGATCTGCAACAGCTCTTTCTGGATGATGGCCGCGATCCGCGAGCCCATTGAATCGACCTCGTCTTGTTTCACGTTGGCGCGTAAAGGCGTCCCGACGGCCAGATGGAGCCTCCACCCTCTCCGCGCCGGAACTGGGCAGGGGGTGAGGTCTCGTTAGCTCAGCGGCTCGAAGGTCGCATCGGCCGGCATCCCGGGCTTGAGGGCGCCGTCCGGGTTCTCGACGCGGATCTTCACGCCAAAGACGAGGTTCAGGCGGTCGCGCTGGGTCTGGACGTTGCGCGGCGTGAACTCGGCCTGCTGCTTCGTGGAGGTGACCACGCCGGAGAACGTCCGGGCTGGGAACGGATCGGCGGTGACGGCGACGCGCTGGCCGACGCGCACCTTGCCGAGGTCGCGCTCCAGGACGTAGGCCGTCAGATCGAGCGTCGAGAGGTCGGCCACGGCCAGGACGGTCTGCCCGGGCGCGACGACCTCGCCGGTGTGGAGCGGCACGCGGGTCACGACGCCCGAGATCGGCGTGCGGAGCTGAAACTTCTCGGCCTGGATCACCAGCTGCTGCTGGTTGGCGGCGTCCACCTGCCGAATCTGCAGCTGTACCAGCGAGTCGTCCAGCCGGACCAGCGATTGCCCGGCCTGCACCGTGTCGCCCTCGCGCGCCAACCCGAGGATGCGTCCGCTCACCTCCGAGGAGACCAGCACCTCGTCAGCTTCCAGCGTCCCGGATGCCGTCATCATGCCGTTCGGGGCGGCCGTGAGGCGGGTCGTCCAGATCCACCAGCCTGCGCCGACCACCGCCGCCAGCAACGCGAGGGCAACCAGCAGGCGCGGCGGGCCGTGCTGCTGGGGCGGCGGTGGTGGCAGCTCCTCGTGGGAGGCGTGGCCGTTGATGCGCGGCAGCGCCGGGTGGCTGGCCGCGCGCTCGGGTGGCACGTCGGCCGGCGCGGTCGACGGGTTCGCGGGCGTAGGGTTGGGGGAGACGGTCTGCATCGTTCAGCCTCCCGGAGGCACGGCCAGCACGCCGCGCACCATGATCCTGGCGTATTCGCGAAGAGTGGCGTCGTCGTCGGGGTCCAACAGGTCGTCGAAGGCTGGCCGCAGCAGCCCGAGCAGGAGCAACATGCCGATGAACGCCTGCGCCCGCGCGCGCGCCGAGCCTCCGCGGAGTGTCCCGCTCGCGGCGTGCCGCTCGAAGAGGGCCGTCAGCATCGGGAAGAAACGGCCGATGGTGTGGGTGCGGGCGAGGCGCGCCACGTCCGGGTGAATGCCTGTCTCGAAGAGGATCAGCCGCAGCACGGCCCGCCGCCGCGCCATGAAGCCGAGGCCGGCCTGCGCGATCCGCAGCAGCTGCCCTTCCAGGTCGGCGTCGTCGTGCGTCGCGCGCACCATCTCGGATTCGATGGCCGGAAGCACCGGCATGTACTCGGCGATGCCGGCGATCAGCTCATCCTTGTTCTTGAAGTGCCAGTGCAGCCCGGAGAGGGTCAGGCCGGCCCGCGTGGCGATCTCCTGGAGGCTGGCGGCGTGCAACCCTCGCTCTCCGAAGACGTCGAGGGCCGCTTCGAGGATGCGAGCGCGTGGGTCGGCCAGAAACGCTCCGCCGCCACGGTCTGTGACGGCCGTCTGGAGTAGCGCCGTCTTGTCGCCGAAGTAGCGGTAGACGGTGGCGCGGCTGACGTGGGCCTCGGCGGCCACCTCGCCAATCGTGACGGTGCGACGCCCGCCCTCGCGCTCGGCGAGCGCACGGGTCGCTTCGAGAATGCGGTCACGCGGATGGACGCCCATGAGACTATCCTACACGCGCCATACAGTACTGTCTGTACCGGAACGTCCCGTCTTCGGTAGGACAGTCGCCCTGCCGTCAGCTTGCGGCGCGGCGATCCCGCAGCAGCCCGTGCTTGGGCGAGGGTAGCTGCATCGTGCTGCGGGCCAGCAGCGCCCCGAGCGCGTCGCCGGTCAGCGGCCGCGAGAGCAGGTACCCCTGGCCGTGGTTGCAGCCGAGGCTCCGCAGGCTCGCCAGTTGCTCCAGCGTCTCGATGCCCTCGGCGGTCACCGTCAGGTTCAGGCTCTGCGCCAGCGCGATCACGCCCCGCACGATGGCCGAGTCCTGGTCGTCCTGGCCCAGGCCGCGCACGAACGACTGGTCGATCTTCAGTACGCTGACCGGGAAGCGCTTCAGGTAGCCGAGCGAGGAGTAGCCGGTCCCGAAGTCGTCGATGGCGAGGCTGATGCCGATGTCGCGCAGCTTGACCATCAGCTCACGAGCGCCGTCGGCGTCCGTCATCACCGCGCCCTCGGTGATCTCCAGCTCCAGCCGCTCGGGGTCGAGGCCGGTCTCGATCAGGATGTGTGAGATGTCCTCCAGCAACGACGGGTGCTGGAACTGGCGCGGCGAGAGGTTGACGCTCATCACCAGGTTCGGGGCGCTCGGGAACTCGCGCTGCCAGATGCGCGCCTGCCGGCAGGCCTCGCGCAGCACCCACTGGCCGATGGGCACGATCAAGCCCGTCTCTTCCGCCACGGGGATGAAGTCCACCGGCGAGACGAGTCCACGCTCGGGGTGCTGCCAGCGCACCAGCGTCTCGACGCGGTCGATGCCCATCGACTCCAGCGACATGATCGGCTGGTACATCAGCCGCAGCTCGCGACGCTCCACGGCGCGGCGCAGCGCCGTCTCCAGCTCCAGCCGCTTCATAGCCTGGATGTTCATCTCGCGGTCGAACACGACGTAGCGGGCGCGGCCCTTGCTCTTGGCCCGGTACATCGCAAGGTCGGCGTTGCGCAGGAGATCGGCGGCCGTCATCGCGCCCGGCCCGCTCAGGGCGATGCCGACGCTTCCCGTCGAGAACACCTCGTGCCCGAAGACGGAGAACGGGAGCCGCAGCTTGAAGGCGATGCGCCGCGCCACCTCTTCCGCGCTGTCGAGGCCGACGACGTCCTCCATCAGGATCGTGAACTCGTCGCCGCCCAGGCGCGCCACCGTGTCCTCGGTGCGGACGCATTCGAGCAGCCGCTGCGCTGCTTCGATCAGCAGGTGATCGCCGGCCTGGTGCCCCAGGCTGTCGTTCACGATCTTGAAGTTGTCCAGGTCGAGGAAGAGGATCGCGACGGCCTGATCTCGGCGCCCGGCGCGCAGCAGGGCGTGCCCCAGACGATCCATGAACAGCGCCCGGTTGGGCAGCGCGGTCAGCGGGTCGTGGAACGCCTGGTAGGCCAGTTGCTCCTGCAACGCGAGTCGGTCCCCAACGTCGCGGCTGTTGAGCACCAGCCCGGCGACGTGTGGGTCGGCCAGCAGGTTGTTCCCCGTCGTCTCGGTGTGGACCCAGGTGCCGTCAGCGTGCCGCAGACGCCACTCGATGCGGGGCGTCGCGTCAGGGGCGCTCTGGACCTCGTCCAGGAAGGCGTCGAGGCGTGGGGCGTCATCCGGGTGCAGCAGATCGACGAGCTTCGTGCCGATCAACGCGGCGTCGCCGTAGCCGAGCACGCGCTCGCCGGATGCGCTCTGGTACTGGATGATGCCGTCCGGCTGGACGATCATGATGACGTCTGACGAGTTCTGGACCAGCGACCGGAACCTCGCCTCACTGCGCTGTACCAGCTGATCCTCGCGGAACGCCGCGCTGTCGAGCGCGAGGGCCACGTCTGCGCCGAGCTTGGCGAGGCCGGCCGCGCACTCGTCGCTCAGGGTGTCGTCGGACTCCAGCACGATCATCGTCAGCTTGCCGCGCCGCATCCGCAGGGTGGTCAGCAGGATCGTCCCGAGCTTCGGCCGGAACCCGAGCATGGCGATGGCGGTGGTGATGCCGACGTCGGCGGACGTGAACCGGTGCTGCTGAAGCTCCAGGCCCACCCCGTCCAACACGTCACCGAAGTTCATCCGTGCGTCAAGCGTCTCGTTTGCGCCGTCACCGTGCGCCGCCACGACGGCCATCCGCCTGAGAGGGCCAGTCGCGATCGTCGCGCGGACATGCCCCGGCTGCCGGGCCAGCGCTACCGCCGACTTGACGGCGATCTGGAAGACTTTGTCCACGTCCGTGGCCGCGACCAGCGCCGTGGCGGTTCGTGTGAGCAGTTGATCCTGAATCGACTTCTGCTCGGCCGCGGACAGCGCGGCGTCCTCGATCACGTACAGCCGTTCCAGCTCCGCCCCGACCTCGTCGGCCACCTCAGTCAGTTGCTGGAGGTCGCCGGTGGCTGTGCGCAGAGCCTGGTCGTCGGTGCGTCGGCGCATCGTGCTGAGGAGCTTGCCCACGGACCGGCGCATCGGCTCGTCAACCGCCGAGACCGTCCAGCCATGCAGGAGAAGGCTCAGGATCCCCGCGAAGCCGATCAGGATCGCGAGCGTCCGGAGCCGCCGGCGCGTCCCGTCGTTGCTGGGCGTGGAGAGCGTCTCGATGCTGGCATCGACGCGCTGGCGCAGGAGGGTCAGCGCGGCGTGCGTTGAACGGAGGGCGCCCGCATCATCGGGTCGGAGGCGGTGGGCGTCATAGGCGGCGATGAGCAGACGAAGATCGGGCTGGTAGTACTCCGTCACCATGCGGACCGCCTCGGGCGACACATCGAGATCGGCGTGGCCGACGCCCGCCCGAAGATGGGCGAAGATGCTCTGGATGGCGGCGATCTGCGTCGCATCGTTCTGGCTGAGCGACCGTTCCCGCTGCTCGGCTGCCAGCGACGACTGTACGTCGTCCAGGTGCTCCTTCCAGTCCTGGTGCAGGGCCAGGAGATGCTCGCGGGTGTAGTGCTCCTCAAGAGTCGAGTAGCCGAGCCAGCCCACCAGGAAGACGAGTGCTGCCAGGGCCATCGGCGTGATCCCGAGCGCGCGCGTGGCGGTTCGGGGCGTCAAGAACGCGCGCAGGGCCGGCCACGGTCCGTCTCCGAGACTCGGCAGGATGGAGAGTACCCCGAACAGGAGCGCCATCAGCGGCTGCAGCAGCAGCAGGTCGAGCGGGCCGAGTGTCAGGGTGGTCACCGGGAGGATGCCGAGGCGCGGGGCGGGCAGGATCGGCAGATCGGCCGTGGCAGGCGCGGCCAGCAGGCCGGCCGGCCCGAGCAGGACGACGCCGGCCGTCAGGCTGGCCGCT
Coding sequences:
- a CDS encoding FkbM family methyltransferase is translated as MAGRFLKRARDRIGGVAVGGLQALGAALPGVPHVEGMYVGRVLGGPLRGKLLAMPTRQRPSYLLGTFEPQVVQAMQAHVSPGDVAYDIGANVGYHTLVLADLVGADGQVVAVEPSPTDRPALEATLRLNGLGDDRVRVVPTALAEQPGSVQFATFGYSGIGRIAGEREPADATIQTVQATTLDHLVLNEGYPPPDFLKLDVEGAELRVLLGGMQVLTAYRPVIVCEVRWAATDGPIRTLLGALGYEAAVLHRDERIGDLLLSLAR
- a CDS encoding ABC transporter ATP-binding protein, which gives rise to MADQPPIIEVQGLTRRFGERLAVSDVTFSVYEGEVFAFLGPNGSGKSTTIRMLCGILTPSGGRGRVLGFDIARDGERIKQSIGYMSQRFALYEELSVRENLEFYAGVYEVPARERRQRIDDLIAMAGLEGREQQLSGQLSGGWKQRLALGCAIVHQPRLLFLDEPTAGVDPVSRRRFWTMIHGLAESGVTIFVTTHYLDEAEHATRIGMIHNGVLRALATPADLKHNSLQGTLVNVVCGAPFEAVQRLEDRPGVRDVALHGVDVHVLLDETILTPNGLAALLTSEGIAVRSVQQIEPSLEDVFISLIGASPTLARGGK
- a CDS encoding ABC transporter permease, whose amino-acid sequence is MGSRIAAIIQKELLQIRRDRRTLAIVLVLPVMQLLLLGYAINTVVDHLPTVVYDEARDPDSRALIAAFQNSTYFDIVGSALTRNEAVAAIDGGRAKVALLIPPRFGDDVLGGRVGQVQVLVDGSDPNVAQTALMAAGMVSQAQSASINASTIERLGRRSGAGGVEMRPVVLYNPSMLSANFMIPGIIGMIMQFQTLILTAFAVVRERERGTLEQLIVTPIRPWELMLGKLLPYTGIAFIGATVALAAGWVLFGVEVAGSLPLLAALSVLFLIGSLGLGLLISTVSQTQGQAMQLAIFILLPTVLLSGFVFPRETMPWIVQQLGQVIPLTWYLQILRGIILKGVGFDVLWTSALPLAILSVTVFTLSAMRFQKRVG
- a CDS encoding efflux RND transporter periplasmic adaptor subunit: MQTVSPNPTPANPSTAPADVPPERAASHPALPRINGHASHEELPPPPPQQHGPPRLLVALALLAAVVGAGWWIWTTRLTAAPNGMMTASGTLEADEVLVSSEVSGRILGLAREGDTVQAGQSLVRLDDSLVQLQIRQVDAANQQQLVIQAEKFQLRTPISGVVTRVPLHTGEVVAPGQTVLAVADLSTLDLTAYVLERDLGKVRVGQRVAVTADPFPARTFSGVVTSTKQQAEFTPRNVQTQRDRLNLVFGVKIRVENPDGALKPGMPADATFEPLS
- a CDS encoding TetR family transcriptional regulator, with the protein product MGVHPRDRILEATRALAEREGGRRTVTIGEVAAEAHVSRATVYRYFGDKTALLQTAVTDRGGGAFLADPRARILEAALDVFGERGLHAASLQEIATRAGLTLSGLHWHFKNKDELIAGIAEYMPVLPAIESEMVRATHDDADLEGQLLRIAQAGLGFMARRRAVLRLILFETGIHPDVARLARTHTIGRFFPMLTALFERHAASGTLRGGSARARAQAFIGMLLLLGLLRPAFDDLLDPDDDATLREYARIMVRGVLAVPPGG
- a CDS encoding EAL domain-containing protein; its protein translation is MIVLESDDTLSDECAAGLAKLGADVALALDSAAFREDQLVQRSEARFRSLVQNSSDVIMIVQPDGIIQYQSASGERVLGYGDAALIGTKLVDLLHPDDAPRLDAFLDEVQSAPDATPRIEWRLRHADGTWVHTETTGNNLLADPHVAGLVLNSRDVGDRLALQEQLAYQAFHDPLTALPNRALFMDRLGHALLRAGRRDQAVAILFLDLDNFKIVNDSLGHQAGDHLLIEAAQRLLECVRTEDTVARLGGDEFTILMEDVVGLDSAEEVARRIAFKLRLPFSVFGHEVFSTGSVGIALSGPGAMTAADLLRNADLAMYRAKSKGRARYVVFDREMNIQAMKRLELETALRRAVERRELRLMYQPIMSLESMGIDRVETLVRWQHPERGLVSPVDFIPVAEETGLIVPIGQWVLREACRQARIWQREFPSAPNLVMSVNLSPRQFQHPSLLEDISHILIETGLDPERLELEITEGAVMTDADGARELMVKLRDIGISLAIDDFGTGYSSLGYLKRFPVSVLKIDQSFVRGLGQDDQDSAIVRGVIALAQSLNLTVTAEGIETLEQLASLRSLGCNHGQGYLLSRPLTGDALGALLARSTMQLPSPKHGLLRDRRAAS